The Streptomyces sp. Mut1 genome window below encodes:
- a CDS encoding ABC transporter permease, protein MTTATTAAPATEPSTGTTARTRLTALGRAELTLLARNRTAIFVALLMPAAMIMAMKSTFEQVDLKSTGMTVAGAALVGGIGTVLLQAVYMNLVAAYVARREELVLKRLRTGEVTDGEILAGTALPAGALALAQSLVIVFAGTAFFGLGAPEHPGLLLAGLLLGVVLLTALAAVSSVITRTVQTAQLTTLPLFLVSMMGSGFFVPLEIFPDRLATFCELLPLTGVMTLIRAGWLGGPGGTEVLGAALAGLVWTAVGVFAVQRWFRWDPRR, encoded by the coding sequence ATGACGACCGCGACCACCGCCGCACCGGCCACGGAGCCCAGCACGGGGACCACGGCCCGGACCCGCCTGACGGCTCTCGGGCGGGCCGAGCTGACGCTGCTCGCCCGCAACCGCACGGCGATCTTCGTCGCGCTGTTGATGCCGGCGGCCATGATCATGGCTATGAAGTCGACCTTCGAGCAGGTGGACCTCAAGAGCACCGGGATGACCGTGGCCGGGGCGGCGCTCGTCGGCGGCATCGGGACGGTGCTGCTCCAGGCCGTCTACATGAACCTGGTCGCCGCGTACGTGGCACGGCGGGAGGAGCTGGTCCTGAAGCGGCTGCGCACTGGCGAGGTCACCGACGGGGAGATCCTCGCGGGCACCGCCCTGCCGGCGGGCGCGCTGGCCCTGGCACAGAGCCTGGTGATCGTCTTCGCCGGTACGGCCTTCTTCGGACTCGGCGCGCCCGAGCACCCCGGACTGCTCCTCGCGGGCCTGCTGTTGGGCGTGGTGCTGCTGACAGCTCTGGCCGCGGTCAGCTCCGTGATCACACGCACCGTGCAGACCGCCCAGCTGACGACCCTGCCGCTGTTCCTCGTCTCGATGATGGGCTCCGGCTTCTTCGTCCCACTGGAGATATTCCCCGACCGGCTGGCGACCTTCTGCGAACTCCTGCCGCTGACCGGGGTGATGACCCTGATCCGGGCCGGCTGGCTCGGCGGACCGGGAGGCACGGAGGTGCTCGGGGCGGCGCTGGCGGGGTTGGTCTGGACGGCGGTGGGCGTGTTTGCTGTGCAGCGGTGGTTCCGCTGGGATCCGCGACGCTGA